From a single Sander vitreus isolate 19-12246 chromosome 4, sanVit1, whole genome shotgun sequence genomic region:
- the nckap1l gene encoding nck-associated protein 1-like: MDYQQKLAEKLTILNERGDGVLIRMNYIKKTCADPKTRLSLLTDKAMEPAIKYINKKFPNIDFRGNIQNLTGIQRQKSEVLAATTSYYDSFLDVIEFRDHVYELLNTIDACQCFFDIAINFDFTKNYLDLIITYTSVIITLSRIDDKKALVGMFNCAHEMTNGSSDPSYPRLGQMFVEYEHPWKKLTEEFGHHTRSVTAALLSLRMVYPRRNLPAEQWRNAQLLSLLSAPAAMLDPACCETMACEYLSMEVMERWIIIGFLLCHSSLNTNQASQELWKMALQSGLFLVLTRDEVLNIHKVSEDLFVSIKGYSKRVADIKECREHAILNSGAMHRERRHFLRGAMKELFKILEDEPGLLGPKALFVFMALSFSRDEVLWLVRHSENMPKIKTPEDYIDNQMAELMFHMEKLRGLMTKYNHVVQRYHVQYLAQFDALVLNDTIQNIYVCPEEESVLMTSFVSTLSALSIKQVENKEEFDFRALRLDWLRLQAYTSVNKAPLPIKEYPDLAKVMNLIQFHTRMVDSVEELLQDTSELSILGYYPRVFEKMFSQSSEEMTMKRYLVAFPAVCSHFSQCGHPLCPEETEAMEKRSLHLCVTFLEQIAKQTSSVVLEICAEQGNLNDQLQAKHCAEAISAARHRKQKKPVPKKGEVQKEKPGAESLRKDRAVVTNVDKMHLMLTELCSCYSLCSDFIVFDHIVIPTEFLLSHLEIRLSEIIVRMANYNQTTQEIARPSDLLAGLRAYTASLYSLSSYINVDITRLVKNILLQQTQPLDSRGGQTITTIYTNWYLESLLRQASNSIIVHCPTMQCFINQATDNEPSFRAEEFSDVLELQALAELIGPYGLKFLSENLMWHITSQVSELKKLVIENMDVLVQMRNNIDNPEEMANLKKRLIGGENVLKRMTIIGVILSFRSMAQDSLKDVLKKHCPYLIGPMECLRDFISPETDIKVTLSVFELASAAGLTCDIDPALVAAIRSMQTDNTSLDEEYKLSCLLLVYIAVSLPALALDSNSFYSREHGGHNNNIHCLATAINQLAAAMFTVQNKNIEQHLKEFLLLASSTLLQLGQNAERMESKNRDSIYLLLHGIVEESPFLNQDMLESCFPYVLLRNAYREVYRSYIVTLG, encoded by the exons ATGGACTACCAACAGAAACTGGCCGAAAAACTCACCATCCTCAATGAGAGAGGGGATGGGGTGTTAATACGCATGAACTACATTAAGAAG ACCTGTGCAGACCCTAAGACACGGCTGTCCCTCCTGACAGATAAAGCCATGGAGCCTGCCATCAAGTACATCAACAAGAAATTCCCCAACATTGACTTCAGAGGAAACATT CAAAATCTGACCGGCATACAGCGACAAAAATCTGAAGTGTTGGCAGCTACAACAAGCTACTACGACTCTTTCCTGGATGTCATAGAGTTCAGG GACCACGTTTATGAGTTGCTGAACACCATAGATGCCTGCCAGTGCTTCTTTGATATT GCAATTAACTTTGACTTCACCAAGAACTACTTGGATCTGATCATCACCTACACGTCTGTTATCATAACGCTCTCTCGCATCGATGACAAGAAGGCACTGGTGGGAATGTTCAACTGTGCCCATGAGATGACCAATGGGAGCAG TGACCCGTCCTACCCACGGCTTGGCCAGATGTTTGTGGAGTATGAGCATCCTTGGAAGAAGCTCACTGAGGAGTTTGGCCATCACACAAGG TCTGTGACGGCGGCCTTGCTCTCTCTGAGGATGGTCTATCCACGCAGGAACCTGCCAGCGGAGCAGTGGCGGAACGCCCAGCTCCTCAGCCTGCTCAGTGCTCCAGCTGCCATGTTGGACCCAGCCTGCTGTGAAACT ATGGCATGTGAATACCTGTCTATGGAGGTGATGGAGCGGTGGATTATTA TCGGCTTCCTGTTGTGCCACAGCAGCCTGAATACAAACCAGGCGTCCCAGGAGCTGTGGAAGATGGCTCTGCAGAGCGGCCTCTTCCTCGTCCTCACCAGAGATGAAGTACTCAACATACACAAGGTCTCCGAGGACCTTTTCGTCAGCATCAAAGG ATATAGCAAGCGAGTAGCAGACATCAAGGAATGTCGTGAGCATGCTATACTCAACAG TGGAGCTatgcacagagagaggaggcaTTTTCTGAGAGGAGCGATGAAGGAATTATTTAAAATTCTGGAGGATGAACCTGGACTTCTGGGACCAAAG GCCCTGTTTGTCTTCATGGCTCTGTCATTTTCCCGTGACGAGGTCCTGTGGCTCGTCAGACACTCTGAGAATATGCCAAAGATAAAGACGCCCGAGGACTACATTGACAA TCAGATGGCAGAGCTGATGTTCCACATGGAGAAGTTAAGAGGTCTGATGACAAAATACAACCATGTAGTTCAGCGCTACCATGTCCAGTACCTGGCGCAGTTTGATGCATTGGTTCTCAATGACACCATTCAG AACATCTATGTGTGTCCAGAAGAGGAGTCTGTCCTGATGACTTCATTTGTCtcaaccctctctgctctgtcaatcaaacagg TGGAAAACAAAGAGGAGTTTGATTTCCGAGCACTTAGACTGGACTGGTTGAGATTGCAG GCCTACACAAGTGTGAACAAGGCCCCTCTTCCAATAAAGGAATACCCTGACTTAGCGAAGGTGATGAACTTAATTCAGTTTCACACCAGGATGGTGGACAGTGTGGAAGAACTATTGCAGGACACATCTGAATTGTCCATACTTGG TTACTACCCACGTGTCTTTGAGAAGATGTTTAGCCAGAGCAGTGAGGAGATGACCATGAAGCGTTACCTCGTGGCCTTCCCAGCTGTCTGCTCTCACTTCAGCCAGTGTGGACACCCTCTCTGCCCAGAAGAG aCAGAGGCAATGGAGAAGAGGAGTCTGCACCTGTGTGTGACCTTCCTGGAGCAGATAGCCAAGCAGACCAGCAGTGTTGTGTTAGAGATATGTGCTGAGCAGGGCAACCTCAATGACCAG CTGCAGGCCAAGCACTGTGCCGAGGCCATCAGCGCAGCTCGCCATAGAAAGCAAAAGAAGCCGGTGCCAAAGAAGGGAGAGGTCCAAAAAGAGAAACCAGGCGCTGAAAGCCTGAGAAAAGACCGGGCCGTCGTTACCAA TGTGGACAAGATGCATCTGATGCTGACAGAGCTCTGCTCCTGCTACAGCCTCTGCAGTGACTTTATTGTCTTCGACCATATTGTCATTCCCACAGAGTTCCTCCTTTCCCATCTGGAGATACGCCTTTCTGA GATCATCGTGAGAATGGCCAATTACAACCAGACCACCCAGGAGATAGCCCGTCCCTCTGACCTCCTGGCGGGGTTAAGAGCCTATACAGCCAGCCTGTACAGCCTCTCCAGCTACATCAATGTGGACATCACCCGGCTGGTGAAGAACATCTTGCTGCAGCAAACACAGCCGCTGGACTCACGTGGAGGGCAGACCATTACGACCATCTACACAAACTG GTACCTGGAGAGTCTCTTGCGTCAGGCCAGCAACTCCATCATCGTGCACTGTCCCACGATGCAATGCTTCATCAACCAGGCTACTGACAACGAACCAAGTTTCAGAGCAGAGGAGTTTTCAGATGTATTAG AGTTGCAGGCCCTGGCGGAGCTAATTGGTCCATATGGCCTGAAGTTTCTGAGCGAGAACCTGATGTGGCACATCACCTCTCAAGTCAGTGAGCTAAAG AAACTGGTGATTGAGAATATGGACGTCCTGGTACAGATGAGGAACAACATTGATAACCCCGAGGAAATGGCCAATCTGAAGAAGAGGCTCATAG GTGGAGAGAACGTGTTGAAGAGGATGACCATCATTGGCGTGATCCTGTCCTTCAGGTCGATGGCACAGGACAGTCTGAAAGAT GTCCTGAAAAAGCATTGCCCGTATCTGATCGGGCCCATGGAGTGCCTAAGAGACTTCATCTCTCCTGAAACCGACATCAAG GTGACTCTAAGCGTTTTTGAGCTGGCTTCTGCTGCAGGGTTGACATGTGATATTGATCCTGCCCTCGTCGCAGCTATCCGCAGTATGCAGACAG ATAACACGTCACTTGATGAGGAGTACAAGCTTTCCTGTTTGCTGCTGGTCTATATCGCCGTGTCCCTGCCTGCCCTGGCCCTGGACTCCAACTCTTTCTACAGCCGAGAGCATGGAG gccacaacaacaacatccacTGTTTGGCTACAGCTATCAACCAGCTGGCTGCTGCCATGTTCACTGTTCAGAACAAGAACATAGAGCAGCACCTGAAAGAGTTTCTCCTG CTGGCCTCCTCCACTCTGCTTCAGTTGGGACAAAACGCGGAAAGAATGGAGAGCAAAAACCGAGATTCCATCTACCTGCTCCTACACGGG ATTGTGGAGGAGTCTCCGTTCTTGAACCAAGACATGCTGGAGAGCTGCTTCCCATATGTCCTGCTCCGTAACGCCTACAGAGAGGTGTACAGGTCCTACATCGTCACTCTGGGCTGA